A genomic window from Parasteatoda tepidariorum isolate YZ-2023 chromosome 10, CAS_Ptep_4.0, whole genome shotgun sequence includes:
- the LOC107454524 gene encoding phospholipase A-2-activating protein encodes MDTSEMQQYKYSIKYAYKAHDCDVRVVKAAAFSDSGIITGSRDSLVKVWTSDGENSFKKECTLVGATNFIASLCILPSSSDYPDGLILAGSNDSKIYGFTFNSSEPVLRLFGHSSTVCSLSAGNFGFFVSGSWDKTARLWTGQQCTNILEGHDQAVWATEVLPCQNIVLTGSADRTIRIWHSGTCQKVLYGHEDCVRGLAIMSNMNFLSCSNDGSIRMWNLNGECLNIYNGSSNYIYSITIFNNGVDFATCGEDQILKIWEKGHCVQAIAITSKTLWSVTCLTNGDLAVGCSDGSVYIIGKTPLDYTEFTYVEEKRSDSPLPTVDGKPGDEIPAELFNKDPPLDNGGDCNNDNIEFLIEVKGQFFKVIYRKGEDPWDVAQKFVAEHSLAISHTSEIADYIFKLTASELNTVQNDYFPVKEYFLYTNINANGLKAKLLEFSSVVPKEQFVQSSDIENLALLTKLPDDVSKEQLQSLDVILTWSDEYLFPALDLLRLAVRCKVIRLKVVSGQTFINHLLQIIRSTNKSVNKLLVIKIFCNLFDSEEGEEVVMNFQDKICTTVKEVLLSNDKNIQKACASLLMNYAIAGYNGRPLNVEHYCRDVSEVLYILVDSEALYRALVGIGTLSVSNKIALSSFKTLNVQQFLLKCKEDVDLPANVTNAAKLLIDVLKS; translated from the coding sequence ATGGATACTTCAGAGATGCagcaatataaatattctattaaatatgcttataaaGCGCATGACTGTGACGTACGAGTAGTTAAAGCCGCAGCTTTTTCCGATAGTGGTATTATTACCGGTTCCCGTGATTCATTAGTTAAAGTTTGGACTTCAGATGGGGAGAATTCTTTCAAGAAAGAGTGCACCTTAGTTGGAGCTACAAACTTTATTGCTAGTTTATGTATACTTCCTTCTAGTTCTGATTATCCTGATGGTTTGATATTAGCTGGAAGTAATGATTCGAAAATATATGGATTTACTTTTAATTCCAGTGAGCCTGTATTACGATTGTTTGGGCATTCAAGTACAGTTTGTTCATTGTCAGCGGggaattttggattttttgtcAGTGGTTCGTGGGACAAAACAGCTCGCTTGTGGACTGGTCAACAGTGTACTAATATATTAGAAGGTCATGACCAAGCAGTTTGGGCTACCGAAGTTTTGCCCTGTCAAAATATTGTATTGACGGGATCAGCTGATCGTACCATTCGTATATGGCATTCAGGTACTTGTCAGAAAGTTCTCTATGGCCATGAAGATTGTGTTCGTGGACTTGCTATCATGTCAAACATGAATTTTCTTTCCTGTAGCAATGACGGCTCCATACGGATGTGGAATTTAAATGGAGagtgcttaaatatttataatggcTCTTCTAACTATATCTACAGtattactattttcaataatGGAGTTGATTTTGCAACATGTGGTGAagatcagattttaaaaatatgggaaAAGGGACACTGTGTCCAAGCTATTGCAATTACATCAAAAACTTTGTGGTCCGTGACGTGCTTAACGAATGGAGATTTAGCCGTCGGTTGCAGTGATGGAAGTGTTTATATTATAGGTAAAACACCTCTAGATTATACAGAGTTTACCTACGTCGAAGAAAAACGATCCGATTCGCCTCTTCCGACCGTCGACGGCAAGCCGGGTGACGAGATTCCGGCCGAATTGTTCAATAAAGATCCTCCGTTGGATAATGGCGGGGATTGCAACAATGacaatatagaatttttaattgaggTTAAAGGTCagtttttcaaagttatttatcgCAAAGGAGAAGACCCTTGGGATGTAGCGCAGAAATTTGTGGCTGAGCATTCCTTGGCTATAAGTCATACCAGTGAAATAGCCGATTACATATTCAAACTGACCGCTTCAGAACTAAATACTGTTCAAAATGATTACTTCCCAGTAAAGGAGTATTTTCtgtatacaaatataaatgcaaatggGTTAAAAGCGAAGTTACTTGAATTCAGTTCTGTTGTTCCTAAGGAACAGTTTGTTCAGTCGTCAGACATTGAAAATCTTGCCTTATTGACCAAATTGCCTGATGATGTTTCCAAAGAACAATTGCAGTCTTTAGATGTCATCTTGACTTGGAGTGATGAGTATCTTTTTCCAGCTTTGGATTTGCTTCGTCTTGCCGTCAGGTGCAAGGTCATTCGTTTGAAGGTCGTCAGTGGTCAGACGTTCATCAATCATCTACTGCAAATAATACGAAGCACAAATAAATCTGTTAATAAACTGCTGGTTATCAAAATATTCTGCAATTTGTTTGATTCTGAAGAAGGAGAAGAAGTTGTGATgaattttcaagataaaatcTGCACGACTGTTAAAGAAGTGCTACTGTCTAATGACAAGAATATTCAGAAAGCTTGTGCATCGTTGTTAATGAACTATGCAATTGCAGGATATAATGGAAGACCTCTTAATGTGGAACATTATTGTAGAGATGTCAGTGAAGTTTTGTACATATTAGTCGACTCGGAAGCTTTGTATCGAGCCTTAGTCGGTATCGGAACTCTGTCTGTATCCAATAAGATTGCCTTATCTTCTTTTAAGACTTTAAATGTTCAGCAGTTTCTGTTGAAATGTAAAGAAGATGTCGATCTACCGGCAAATGTGACGAATGCTGCAAAACTTTTAAtagatgttttaaaatcttaa